A section of the Solitalea canadensis DSM 3403 genome encodes:
- a CDS encoding SHOCT domain-containing protein, translating into MMSTITITTSNNESTVETADKALAQKVVDVIQNGIHGFNTPSNTTNIQPEDNLSKIEKLFELKEKGVLTEEEFIQQKSKLLNQ; encoded by the coding sequence ATGATGTCTACCATAACCATTACAACATCAAATAATGAATCAACAGTAGAAACAGCGGATAAAGCACTTGCTCAAAAAGTTGTTGATGTAATTCAAAATGGAATCCACGGTTTTAACACTCCATCAAATACAACAAATATTCAACCTGAAGATAACTTGTCTAAGATTGAAAAGCTATTTGAACTAAAAGAAAAAGGCGTTTTAACCGAAGAAGAGTTCATTCAGCAAAAAAGCAAACTTTTGAATCAATAA
- a CDS encoding PH domain-containing protein, whose amino-acid sequence MWTSERIDEFSKSFGHKPFSTKSEMKELPNLLKADEQLLGLLEGNLKEIHGRNVAGQGLVIVTDKRVIFFRKSFIGTVTKEETPISKYHQPPLGKD is encoded by the coding sequence ATGTGGACATCAGAAAGAATTGACGAATTCTCAAAGTCGTTTGGGCACAAACCATTTAGTACAAAATCTGAAATGAAAGAATTGCCTAATTTGCTTAAAGCAGATGAGCAATTATTAGGCTTACTTGAAGGAAATCTGAAAGAAATTCATGGCCGTAATGTTGCAGGGCAGGGCCTTGTAATAGTTACTGACAAACGGGTTATTTTTTTTAGAAAGAGTTTTATAGGAACTGTTACGAAAGAAGAAACGCCAATAAGTAAATATCATCAGCCTCCTTTAGGAAAGGACTAA
- a CDS encoding TlpA disulfide reductase family protein, which produces MKNLLWMAAAMLAVTACNKGGNGFKIEGDIKGLNDNKNVYLIATNFEAQKYDTLSKAVSKGGKFTLEGKLEAPDFCAIVIEGERSGSELMVENAKIDIKGSVDSLHKLTVTGSKSNDEFKKAEEMLKKSTDKMQAIQQKAMMMGQQPDEHQMQALQIEYMAIQSQMQKDIQSYAVNNPGSFVAPVLLVNTNQTFDPAVFLPIYNKFTEEVKKTPTAKYLKSKLDRETKTAVGQKAPELKAKTPEGKELSLTEARGKVTLIDFWASWCGPCRAENPNVVKVYEKYHAQGFNILGVSLDKEEGAWKKAIADDKLTWSHISDLKFWQSPLAKEYNVEAIPYSVLLDKNGVIVAKNLRGEELEKKVAELMAQN; this is translated from the coding sequence CAAGAATGTATACCTGATTGCCACTAATTTTGAAGCTCAAAAATATGACACGCTATCTAAAGCAGTTAGTAAAGGCGGCAAATTTACATTAGAAGGAAAATTAGAAGCACCAGATTTTTGTGCAATAGTAATTGAAGGAGAACGTAGTGGAAGCGAATTAATGGTTGAAAATGCTAAAATCGACATTAAAGGTAGTGTTGATAGTTTGCATAAGTTAACTGTTACAGGCTCAAAATCAAACGATGAGTTTAAGAAAGCAGAGGAAATGCTGAAGAAAAGCACCGATAAGATGCAAGCTATCCAGCAGAAAGCAATGATGATGGGACAACAACCGGATGAACATCAGATGCAAGCTTTGCAAATTGAGTATATGGCTATTCAAAGCCAAATGCAAAAAGATATCCAATCATATGCTGTTAATAACCCGGGATCGTTTGTAGCGCCTGTTTTATTGGTTAATACGAATCAAACATTTGACCCGGCAGTGTTCCTGCCGATCTATAATAAGTTTACTGAAGAGGTAAAGAAAACCCCTACGGCAAAGTATTTGAAATCAAAGTTAGATCGTGAAACAAAGACAGCTGTAGGACAAAAAGCTCCTGAATTAAAAGCAAAAACTCCTGAAGGAAAAGAACTTTCATTAACGGAGGCAAGAGGTAAAGTGACGCTGATTGATTTCTGGGCATCATGGTGCGGACCTTGTCGTGCAGAAAATCCTAATGTGGTAAAGGTATATGAGAAATACCATGCGCAAGGATTTAACATTTTGGGCGTTTCTTTAGATAAAGAAGAAGGAGCCTGGAAAAAAGCCATTGCAGATGATAAACTTACCTGGAGTCATATTTCGGATTTGAAATTCTGGCAGTCTCCTTTGGCAAAGGAATATAATGTAGAGGCTATTCCTTATTCGGTTTTATTGGATAAGAATGGTGTTATTGTGGCAAAAAACTTGCGTGGTGAAGAGTTAGAGAAAAAAGTTGCTGAGTTAATGGCACAAAATTAA
- a CDS encoding TlpA disulfide reductase family protein produces MKKLILVGALALPLLAGNVYAQSKTGFTLTGELANLENGKTVFLLSRNMTTGKSDTLAKAVSAAAKFTLKGSVASPDLYFLGIQDTRGGVPVFLENNALTLKGDVKDLKNAVITGSKSQDDYTAYGKEVKGISEKQAALETEYVQARKDGDKAKMEEIGNKYDALDAEKGKVTEAFASSHTQSVVAPFLLLQNVNDDNAAAFGAIYDKFAANVKATSSGKALKGRLELMAKTAVGQQAPLFAGKTPEGTELSLKQVLSSGKYTMIDFWASWCGPCRAENPNVVKLYEKYHAKGFNILGVSLDRDGEKWKKAIADDKLTWGHISDLKYWQSEYAAMYGVQGIPATFLLDANGKIVGKNLRGEELAKKLEELLGAM; encoded by the coding sequence ATGAAAAAGTTAATTCTAGTTGGAGCATTAGCTTTGCCACTTTTAGCTGGCAATGTATATGCTCAGTCAAAAACCGGTTTTACTCTTACCGGTGAGTTGGCAAATTTAGAGAATGGGAAAACGGTTTTCTTGTTGAGCAGAAATATGACGACCGGAAAATCTGATACTTTAGCAAAAGCAGTATCAGCAGCAGCTAAGTTTACCTTAAAAGGATCAGTAGCTAGTCCTGATCTCTATTTTTTAGGAATCCAGGATACTCGTGGCGGGGTGCCAGTTTTTTTAGAGAATAATGCGCTAACATTAAAAGGTGATGTTAAAGACCTTAAAAATGCAGTGATTACCGGCTCGAAATCACAAGATGACTATACTGCTTATGGGAAAGAAGTGAAAGGGATCAGTGAAAAACAAGCTGCTTTAGAAACTGAATATGTTCAGGCCCGAAAAGACGGCGATAAAGCAAAAATGGAAGAGATTGGAAATAAATATGATGCATTAGATGCTGAGAAAGGAAAAGTTACTGAAGCCTTTGCATCATCTCATACTCAATCGGTGGTTGCTCCATTTCTTTTACTACAAAATGTAAATGATGATAATGCTGCTGCTTTCGGTGCAATTTATGATAAATTTGCAGCGAATGTAAAAGCTACTTCATCAGGAAAAGCACTTAAAGGACGTTTAGAGCTAATGGCTAAAACAGCTGTTGGTCAGCAAGCGCCTTTATTTGCAGGTAAAACCCCTGAAGGAACAGAACTTTCATTAAAACAAGTGTTAAGCTCAGGTAAATACACAATGATTGATTTCTGGGCATCATGGTGTGGTCCTTGTCGTGCTGAAAACCCAAATGTGGTTAAATTGTACGAAAAATATCATGCTAAAGGCTTTAACATTTTAGGTGTTTCACTAGACAGAGACGGCGAAAAATGGAAAAAAGCAATTGCTGATGATAAGTTAACCTGGGGTCATATTTCAGATTTGAAATACTGGCAATCAGAATATGCAGCTATGTATGGCGTACAAGGTATTCCGGCTACGTTTTTATTAGATGCTAATGGCAAAATCGTTGGTAAAAACCTTCGTGGAGAAGAGCTAGCTAAGAAATTAGAAGAATTGCTGGGAGCAATGTAA
- a CDS encoding ISAon1 family transposase — protein MQTIGSFYGVNGKKLQRYYRDKLSDYSLWEHKENARKGLVFEQNMGPFLSIDETSLSHGELYTVVTNKQAKGKAGTLVAIMEGTKSETIIPLLQKLSLKQRNKVQEITLDLAGNMSLIAKKCFPNATRVIDRFHVQQLATEALQEIRIKYRWQAIDAENQAIEDAKTAQVTYCPPVLSNGDTLKQLLARSRYLLYKKEDNWTAEQAQRAGLLFEKYPDLRKAYELTQKLSWIFSTTTDKLYAFARLAKWNELVEQSGFKSFNTLSRTIINHHQHILNYFDNKSTNASAESFNAKIKAFRAQYRGVGNVNFFLFRLAKLYA, from the coding sequence CTGCAAACGATCGGTTCATTTTATGGTGTTAACGGAAAGAAACTACAGCGCTATTATCGGGATAAACTCAGTGACTACTCCCTTTGGGAACACAAAGAGAATGCTCGCAAGGGACTTGTTTTTGAACAGAATATGGGACCTTTTCTATCGATTGATGAAACCTCGCTGTCTCACGGAGAACTCTATACGGTGGTGACCAACAAGCAAGCAAAAGGGAAGGCAGGAACTTTAGTGGCCATTATGGAAGGCACCAAGTCGGAAACGATCATCCCTTTGCTGCAAAAGCTATCGCTGAAACAACGCAATAAGGTACAGGAAATAACCCTGGACCTGGCGGGCAACATGAGCCTGATTGCCAAGAAGTGTTTTCCCAATGCCACCCGGGTGATCGATCGGTTTCATGTGCAGCAGTTGGCCACAGAAGCCTTGCAGGAGATAAGAATTAAATACCGCTGGCAAGCAATCGATGCAGAAAATCAAGCAATAGAAGATGCTAAAACAGCCCAAGTAACCTACTGCCCTCCGGTTCTCTCCAATGGAGATACGCTCAAGCAGCTGCTGGCCAGAAGCAGGTACCTCTTGTATAAAAAAGAGGATAACTGGACTGCCGAACAGGCCCAGAGGGCCGGCCTGTTATTTGAAAAATACCCCGATCTAAGAAAAGCCTATGAACTCACTCAAAAACTATCCTGGATCTTTAGTACTACCACAGATAAATTATATGCTTTTGCAAGATTGGCCAAATGGAACGAACTGGTGGAACAATCGGGATTCAAGTCTTTCAATACCCTCTCCAGAACAATTATTAATCACCATCAACACATTCTTAACTACTTTGATAACAAAAGCACCAATGCTTCTGCCGAATCGTTCAATGCCAAGATCAAAGCGTTCAGAGCTCAATACAGGGGTGTGGGAAATGTGAATTTTTTCCTTTTCAGGCTGGCTAAATTATATGCTTAG
- a CDS encoding ABC transporter substrate-binding protein yields the protein MHSKQFTDQMNRIVEINYPPKRIISLVPSQTELLFDLGLAEEVIGITKFCIHPHDKFKSTTKIGGTKTLNFEQIKELSPDLIIGNKEENEQNQMEELMRLFPVWMSDIKTLDDSLQMIGMVGELVGRNEEAQKLQSEIKAGFQQLSELTTKMERNPSVAYFIWKDPYMAAGDETFINDMLNRCGMKNIFSGRGRYPETSLEELQHLSPELVLLSSEPYPFKDKHVAEMRNLIPSAQILLVDGEYFSWYGSRIKGAPKYFKNIFTFF from the coding sequence ATGCATTCAAAGCAATTTACTGACCAAATGAACCGGATTGTTGAAATTAATTATCCACCAAAGAGAATTATTTCATTAGTGCCTTCTCAAACGGAATTGCTGTTTGATCTCGGTTTAGCTGAGGAAGTGATCGGAATAACGAAGTTTTGCATTCACCCGCATGATAAGTTTAAATCTACTACTAAAATAGGAGGTACTAAAACGCTGAATTTTGAGCAGATCAAAGAGTTGTCGCCAGATCTGATCATTGGTAACAAGGAGGAAAATGAACAGAATCAGATGGAAGAGTTGATGAGACTTTTTCCGGTATGGATGAGCGATATTAAAACGCTGGATGATTCATTGCAGATGATTGGAATGGTAGGAGAGTTAGTAGGCCGAAATGAGGAGGCGCAAAAACTACAAAGCGAAATTAAGGCAGGATTTCAACAGCTCTCGGAACTAACGACAAAAATGGAACGCAATCCTTCTGTTGCCTATTTTATTTGGAAGGATCCGTACATGGCGGCAGGCGACGAAACTTTCATAAATGACATGCTTAATCGCTGCGGAATGAAAAATATTTTTTCTGGTCGGGGCCGATACCCGGAAACCAGTTTAGAAGAGCTTCAACATTTGTCGCCGGAGCTTGTTTTGCTTTCTTCTGAACCGTATCCATTTAAGGATAAGCATGTTGCGGAAATGCGGAATTTGATACCGTCAGCACAGATTTTGTTAGTCGACGGCGAATACTTCAGTTGGTATGGAAGTCGGATAAAAGGGGCACCAAAATATTTTAAAAATATTTTCACTTTTTTTTAG
- a CDS encoding aromatic ring-hydroxylating oxygenase subunit alpha has product MEKLLIDQDITTAATLPASFYKSIEYFELSKEKVFANSWQLIEAAGNVQQAEDVFPFNLLPGFLNEPLVLIRDHSSTLNCFSNVCTHRGNLLVHHPGKYRKLTCNYHGRRFNIDGRFESMPEFSEAKDFPRACEDLHKVAAIEWNGFPFISLQPEFDFNNVLSIMDERVGFMPIDQFEFRSELSREYLVNANWALYCDNYLEGFHVPYVHPDLNKVLDYKQYKTILYDYCNLQVGVGDDAEECFDLRENHVDYGNKIAAYYYWIFPNMMFNFYPWGLSINIVKPLSIKQCKVTFLTYMYDESKYDKGAGALLDKVEREDEFVVENVQRGINSRFYTSGRFSPTREKGVHHFHQLLSKFFNR; this is encoded by the coding sequence ATGGAGAAGTTATTGATCGATCAGGATATTACCACAGCGGCTACTTTACCGGCTTCATTTTATAAAAGCATTGAATACTTTGAACTTTCAAAAGAAAAAGTATTTGCAAATAGCTGGCAATTAATTGAAGCTGCGGGCAATGTGCAGCAAGCGGAAGATGTGTTTCCGTTCAATTTACTTCCCGGTTTTTTAAATGAGCCATTGGTGTTGATCCGAGATCATTCTTCCACACTTAATTGCTTTAGTAATGTGTGTACGCATCGGGGTAATTTATTAGTCCATCATCCAGGTAAATACCGAAAGCTTACCTGTAACTATCATGGACGAAGATTTAATATCGATGGAAGATTTGAATCGATGCCTGAATTTTCAGAAGCAAAAGATTTTCCAAGAGCTTGTGAAGATCTTCACAAGGTTGCTGCTATCGAATGGAATGGCTTTCCTTTTATTTCGCTTCAACCTGAATTCGATTTTAATAATGTGTTGAGCATTATGGATGAGCGGGTAGGTTTTATGCCAATCGATCAGTTTGAATTCCGTTCAGAGCTTTCGCGTGAATATTTGGTAAATGCTAACTGGGCCCTGTATTGTGATAACTACCTCGAAGGTTTTCATGTTCCTTATGTTCACCCCGACCTCAACAAAGTGCTGGACTACAAACAGTATAAAACCATTTTGTACGACTACTGTAACTTGCAGGTTGGAGTAGGAGATGATGCCGAAGAATGCTTCGATTTGCGCGAAAATCATGTTGATTATGGAAATAAAATAGCGGCCTATTATTACTGGATATTCCCTAATATGATGTTTAATTTTTATCCGTGGGGATTGAGTATCAATATTGTAAAACCACTTTCGATTAAGCAATGCAAGGTTACTTTCCTTACGTATATGTATGATGAGTCTAAGTATGACAAAGGAGCCGGAGCATTATTGGATAAGGTGGAAAGAGAAGATGAGTTTGTGGTTGAAAATGTACAGCGAGGCATTAATTCACGTTTTTATACATCAGGAAGGTTTTCACCAACACGTGAAAAAGGTGTGCATCATTTCCATCAATTACTTAGTAAGTTCTTCAATAGATAA
- a CDS encoding S24 family peptidase, translating to MKNIVYQGEKFKRYLERNRIPKTKAAKDLKISRQSLYQWFESNELERSTVNKILTTYNETEEKIFGIISSTLNSTQKTYNIELVDKGNTFINIGNNQYLVIIPLIEGSEHKTYPQKFTDEKYLSELPKHALVVNQLNDQRFTAFSVIGNSMDDGSKESITEGDIVTGREIQQSLWTSRFHIHKFKDYIIVHKERILIKRIIAHDVDAGIITCKSLSPDKNIYPDFDIKLEEVSQIFNVVSVTNPR from the coding sequence TTGAAAAACATTGTGTATCAGGGAGAAAAATTTAAAAGGTATCTGGAAAGAAATCGCATACCGAAAACCAAAGCTGCAAAGGACTTAAAAATATCAAGACAAAGCCTTTATCAATGGTTTGAAAGTAACGAGCTTGAACGTTCTACCGTCAATAAAATATTAACTACATATAACGAAACTGAAGAGAAAATCTTTGGTATTATTTCAAGTACATTAAATAGTACTCAGAAGACATATAACATAGAGCTTGTAGATAAAGGAAATACATTTATTAATATTGGAAATAACCAGTACTTGGTGATTATTCCGTTAATAGAAGGATCAGAGCATAAAACTTATCCTCAAAAATTCACTGATGAGAAATATTTGTCTGAATTGCCAAAACATGCATTAGTTGTAAATCAGTTAAATGATCAGAGATTTACCGCCTTTAGTGTAATTGGGAATAGTATGGATGATGGCTCTAAAGAATCTATAACAGAAGGGGATATTGTTACGGGGCGTGAAATACAACAAAGCTTGTGGACAAGCAGATTTCACATCCATAAATTTAAAGATTACATCATCGTGCATAAAGAACGTATTTTAATTAAACGCATTATTGCCCACGATGTTGATGCTGGAATAATAACATGTAAATCATTAAGTCCGGATAAAAACATCTATCCGGATTTTGATATAAAACTTGAGGAAGTGTCGCAAATATTTAATGTAGTGTCAGTGACCAATCCGCGTTAA
- a CDS encoding ISAon1 family transposase N-terminal region protein — translation MHDSFQALLHLVIPEGVSDYFKLVDHKTQANSIHIYLEELNSIPLEYQSNRLQSKGFFDEVILQDFPLRGREVFLHVKRRRWLNLDSNKVVFRNWEVVAKGTRITQDFAAFLKAISRYQGT, via the coding sequence ATGCACGATTCCTTTCAAGCCCTTCTTCACTTGGTTATTCCCGAAGGTGTTTCAGATTATTTCAAACTGGTTGACCATAAAACGCAGGCCAACTCCATTCATATTTACCTGGAAGAACTCAATAGTATTCCCCTGGAGTACCAGTCCAACCGGCTGCAATCCAAAGGTTTTTTCGATGAAGTGATTTTACAGGATTTTCCCCTCCGTGGCCGGGAGGTGTTCTTGCACGTGAAGCGTCGCCGATGGCTGAATTTAGATAGCAATAAAGTGGTTTTCCGTAACTGGGAGGTAGTGGCCAAGGGAACGCGAATCACCCAGGATTTTGCCGCTTTTTTAAAAGCTATCAGCCGATACCAAGGCACATAG
- a CDS encoding amino acid permease: MSDKKIGFLQATALVTGNMIGSGIFLLPTSLAVFGYFSLWGWLISTIGAILLATVFARLSRLMPITGGPYAYTQQAFGKTTGFFVAWGYWICVWTGNAAIVIAFVSNLSPFFPILGKSPVIAAICSIITVWLLTWLNIRGVQKAARFQLITTIFKLLPILLIGTVGFLYFKPENFFIRPLDLKFPDVFFETAALTLWSFLGIESATIPAAHIRNPEKNIPRATITGTLISAVVFVLSCTAVIGILPHHIIINSASPFSDAANAMWGQTFYYVIAATAAIACLGTLNGWILLQGQVAWAAANEKVFPPFFLRTTKNQTPISGLIVSSVLTTLLIFFNYSATLQQQFQNMILLSTLSTLIPYAFCSVAELIILKKRGIAITWRNHKQLIFISAFALIFSIGAIIGTGPKTILYGLLLLALGLPFYFWGYRKSLSIEELTK, translated from the coding sequence ATGTCGGATAAAAAAATCGGTTTTCTGCAAGCAACTGCTCTCGTAACGGGTAATATGATTGGCTCCGGTATTTTCCTACTGCCAACGTCGCTCGCTGTTTTCGGTTATTTCAGTTTATGGGGCTGGTTAATTTCAACCATTGGAGCTATTTTGCTGGCTACCGTTTTTGCCCGCTTAAGTAGATTAATGCCCATAACTGGCGGTCCGTATGCTTACACACAACAAGCTTTCGGAAAAACAACCGGCTTTTTTGTAGCTTGGGGATACTGGATTTGCGTTTGGACCGGCAATGCAGCCATTGTAATCGCTTTTGTGTCTAACCTTTCACCATTCTTCCCTATACTGGGTAAATCACCTGTAATCGCAGCTATTTGCTCTATCATTACCGTATGGTTATTAACCTGGTTAAACATTCGGGGCGTACAAAAAGCAGCCAGGTTTCAACTAATTACCACCATTTTCAAACTGTTGCCAATTCTGCTTATCGGCACAGTCGGTTTCCTATATTTTAAGCCTGAAAACTTCTTCATCAGACCACTTGATCTAAAATTTCCCGATGTATTTTTTGAAACTGCGGCCTTAACTTTGTGGTCGTTTTTAGGGATTGAATCGGCAACAATTCCAGCAGCACATATCCGAAACCCTGAAAAGAACATTCCGCGAGCTACAATTACCGGAACATTGATCTCTGCAGTTGTTTTTGTATTATCGTGTACAGCTGTTATTGGCATTCTTCCTCACCATATTATTATTAATTCAGCTTCGCCATTTTCTGATGCTGCTAACGCTATGTGGGGACAAACATTTTACTATGTAATTGCCGCAACGGCTGCCATTGCTTGCTTAGGCACTTTAAACGGATGGATTTTATTGCAGGGACAGGTTGCGTGGGCAGCGGCAAATGAAAAAGTATTTCCTCCCTTTTTCTTAAGAACAACGAAAAACCAGACTCCGATCAGTGGGTTGATCGTTTCAAGTGTGTTAACCACCTTGCTGATCTTTTTCAATTATTCTGCAACACTGCAACAGCAATTCCAAAACATGATCCTGCTGTCGACTTTATCAACATTAATTCCTTATGCTTTTTGTTCAGTAGCTGAATTGATTATACTTAAAAAGCGTGGCATTGCGATTACCTGGCGTAACCATAAGCAGCTAATTTTTATTTCTGCATTTGCGCTGATCTTTTCGATTGGGGCTATTATCGGCACAGGACCAAAAACCATTTTATATGGGTTGCTTTTATTGGCCCTTGGTCTGCCTTTTTACTTTTGGGGTTACCGAAAAAGTTTATCTATTGAAGAACTTACTAAGTAA
- a CDS encoding AAA family ATPase, with protein MIEKIIIERFKNISKVELPLSNINILIGANNAGKSSILQSIQFAVSIAQTTSLDEFKEARWKFGKLSTSLTANQIIYTPIRDIYSLGHGGTLSQNEGKAIKVTFIEKDTQNRATFFLRKGRNKNLHTTIEGQVLGQQIRDLDNPYSIYVPGLSGIPPFEELRSEGIVRRMAAKGDANNVFRNILWLLKQNEIKWASFLKDFNDIFPDLSISITFDKLKDEYLNASIKRDEKDIPIDAFGTGVLQIIQTLAYIHLYKPKLLILDEPDSHLHPSNQRVLAEKLNEISSILKVQIIISTHSRHLLDAFKEYATVNWISNGAINNHPYDFIKVLLEIGALDKGDILNNGNLKCVVLTEDTKTNKLKAILKSNNFLLEETQIWAYDGCSKIDTAIVLAAFIKSKAPGTTVLIHRDRDYLSDDDCQKLIDKATKANLKLFLTVGTDIESHFLDARHIQTLYPDLSIEEINRFIDEATDHCSTKSIESFVNYMTNKGLQEQYSGGKRLNAGEIATTCLTDYNADKLKFRHGKAVYKVFSNNFFQGRNQKDLIVGSQFLEVNELSQISRQIWPVAVAATKTLQT; from the coding sequence ATGATTGAAAAAATAATTATTGAAAGATTTAAGAATATTTCTAAGGTTGAGTTGCCTCTATCTAATATTAATATTCTTATAGGGGCTAATAATGCTGGCAAGAGTTCCATTCTTCAAAGTATTCAATTTGCAGTCTCTATTGCTCAAACAACCTCATTAGATGAATTCAAGGAAGCTAGATGGAAATTTGGTAAGTTGTCAACCTCATTGACTGCGAATCAAATTATATATACACCTATTAGAGATATCTACTCACTTGGCCATGGTGGAACCTTATCGCAAAATGAAGGTAAAGCGATAAAAGTTACGTTTATCGAAAAGGATACACAAAATAGAGCAACCTTCTTTTTGAGAAAAGGAAGGAATAAGAACTTACATACTACGATTGAAGGTCAGGTTTTAGGGCAACAAATTCGAGACTTAGATAACCCATATTCAATATATGTTCCAGGTTTATCTGGCATACCACCATTTGAGGAATTAAGAAGCGAAGGTATAGTAAGAAGAATGGCAGCCAAAGGAGATGCAAATAATGTTTTTCGGAATATTTTGTGGCTTTTAAAACAGAATGAAATAAAATGGGCTTCCTTTCTAAAAGATTTTAATGATATTTTTCCAGATCTCTCGATCTCGATTACTTTTGATAAATTGAAAGATGAATATTTAAATGCCTCAATAAAACGAGATGAAAAAGATATTCCTATCGATGCTTTTGGCACAGGGGTCTTACAGATAATACAAACTTTAGCATACATCCATTTGTATAAGCCTAAATTACTCATTTTAGATGAACCTGATAGTCATTTACATCCCAGTAATCAACGTGTGTTGGCAGAAAAACTTAACGAAATATCTTCAATACTTAAAGTTCAAATTATCATAAGTACACATTCTCGACATTTACTAGATGCTTTTAAGGAATATGCAACTGTTAATTGGATCTCAAATGGAGCAATTAATAATCATCCATATGATTTTATTAAGGTATTGCTCGAAATAGGAGCATTGGATAAAGGTGATATTCTTAATAATGGGAATCTCAAATGTGTTGTGTTGACGGAGGATACAAAGACAAATAAACTTAAAGCGATATTAAAATCAAATAATTTTCTTCTTGAGGAAACGCAGATCTGGGCATATGACGGATGTTCAAAAATTGACACAGCCATAGTTCTTGCTGCTTTTATTAAGTCTAAAGCACCTGGGACAACAGTTCTGATTCACAGAGACAGGGACTATCTTTCAGATGATGATTGTCAAAAACTAATAGATAAAGCGACAAAAGCTAATTTAAAGCTTTTTCTTACAGTTGGAACAGATATTGAATCACATTTTTTAGATGCAAGGCATATACAGACCTTATATCCAGATCTATCAATTGAAGAAATAAATAGATTTATAGATGAAGCGACCGATCACTGCTCAACTAAATCTATTGAGTCATTTGTTAATTACATGACAAATAAGGGTTTGCAAGAGCAATATTCGGGTGGAAAGAGATTAAATGCTGGTGAAATTGCAACAACTTGTCTAACCGATTATAATGCTGATAAACTAAAATTTAGACATGGAAAAGCAGTTTATAAAGTATTTAGCAATAATTTTTTTCAGGGCAGAAACCAAAAGGATTTGATAGTAGGTTCACAATTTTTAGAAGTAAATGAATTAAGCCAAATTTCAAGG